A single region of the bacterium genome encodes:
- a CDS encoding NADH-quinone oxidoreductase subunit NuoF, with protein MANEPKKLRSAAELDAWREGILASRKGCSAQIVVAGGSCGEARGSHKVRDAVAEAIKAGKLSDRIGIRYTGCHGFCQREPIVIVMPHGFWYQRVAQEDAGDIVASALSGKPVERLLATDESGKICLREEEIPFYRSQNKLLLGTNRLLDPTSIEDYIAVGGYAAVVKAFGMKPEAIIDEVKRSGLRGRGGGGFPTGKKWEICAGYESDTRYVVCNADEGDPGAYMDRSILEGNPFAVIEGMIIGARAIGASHGYVYVRNEYPLAVKNLGAAIEKAREVGLLGENIMGSGFSFDVTITRGGGAFVCGEETGLISSIMGFTGEPRPKPPYPAQRGLWDKPTVINNVETWANVPMILAKGEKWFAGMGTANSKGTKVFSLVGKINNTGLVEVPMGITLRKIVYDIGGGIPGGRKFKAVQTGGPSGGCLPESMLDSPVDFDELKKAGSMMGSGGMIVMDDRTCMVDVARYFMKFLSEESCGKCVPCREGVPRMRAILEDICDGKGSEDKIALLQELAETVRDASLCALGGTAPNPVLSTLKHFRDEYDAHIRDKRCPAGVCKALIKYFIIEDNCAGCKACARVCPTGAAVATGRPATIKGKKNDKLKAHEIVQEKCIKCGACIEACKFDAVRVE; from the coding sequence ATGGCGAATGAACCGAAGAAGCTCAGGAGTGCCGCAGAACTCGACGCCTGGCGTGAGGGCATCCTCGCCAGCCGCAAAGGCTGCAGCGCCCAGATCGTCGTCGCAGGCGGTTCGTGCGGCGAGGCGCGCGGGAGTCACAAGGTGCGCGACGCGGTCGCCGAGGCGATCAAGGCGGGGAAGCTCTCCGACCGGATAGGGATACGCTACACCGGCTGCCACGGATTTTGCCAGCGCGAGCCGATCGTCATCGTGATGCCCCACGGCTTCTGGTACCAGCGGGTCGCGCAGGAGGACGCCGGCGATATCGTCGCGTCGGCGCTTTCGGGGAAACCCGTCGAGAGGCTGCTCGCGACGGACGAGTCAGGGAAGATCTGCCTCAGGGAGGAGGAGATTCCCTTCTACCGCTCCCAGAACAAGCTGCTGCTCGGAACGAACCGATTGCTGGACCCGACCTCGATCGAGGACTATATCGCGGTCGGCGGGTACGCGGCCGTCGTCAAGGCGTTCGGGATGAAGCCCGAGGCGATAATCGACGAGGTGAAGAGGTCGGGGCTGCGCGGGCGCGGCGGCGGCGGATTCCCCACAGGCAAAAAGTGGGAGATCTGCGCTGGCTATGAGAGTGACACGAGGTACGTGGTGTGCAACGCCGACGAGGGCGATCCGGGCGCGTACATGGATCGCTCGATCCTTGAAGGCAATCCCTTCGCGGTGATCGAGGGCATGATCATCGGCGCCAGGGCGATCGGCGCGTCACACGGCTACGTCTACGTGCGCAACGAGTATCCGCTTGCGGTCAAGAACCTGGGCGCCGCGATCGAGAAGGCCAGGGAGGTCGGTCTGCTCGGTGAGAACATCATGGGCAGCGGGTTTTCCTTCGACGTCACGATCACCCGCGGCGGCGGTGCGTTCGTTTGCGGCGAGGAGACAGGTCTCATCAGCTCGATCATGGGCTTCACCGGCGAGCCGAGGCCCAAACCGCCGTATCCGGCGCAGCGCGGGCTCTGGGACAAGCCGACCGTCATCAACAACGTGGAGACCTGGGCCAACGTGCCTATGATCCTGGCGAAGGGCGAGAAGTGGTTCGCCGGCATGGGGACCGCGAACAGCAAGGGCACGAAGGTCTTCTCGCTCGTGGGCAAGATCAACAACACCGGTCTTGTGGAAGTGCCGATGGGCATCACGCTGCGCAAGATCGTCTACGACATCGGCGGCGGGATTCCCGGCGGCCGGAAATTCAAGGCGGTGCAGACCGGCGGCCCGTCGGGCGGCTGCCTCCCGGAATCCATGCTCGACTCTCCGGTTGATTTCGACGAGCTCAAGAAGGCCGGCTCCATGATGGGCTCCGGCGGCATGATCGTGATGGACGACCGCACCTGCATGGTCGACGTGGCCCGCTACTTCATGAAGTTCTTAAGCGAGGAGTCCTGCGGCAAGTGCGTGCCCTGCCGCGAGGGCGTGCCGCGAATGAGGGCGATCCTCGAAGACATATGCGACGGCAAGGGGAGCGAGGATAAGATCGCGCTGCTTCAGGAATTGGCCGAGACCGTCCGCGACGCGTCCCTCTGCGCGCTCGGCGGCACGGCTCCCAACCCGGTGCTCTCCACGCTCAAACACTTCCGCGACGAGTACGACGCGCACATACGCGACAAGCGATGCCCTGCCGGCGTGTGCAAGGCGCTGATCAAATACTTCATAATCGAGGACAACTGCGCAGGGTGCAAGGCGTGCGCAAGGGTCTGTCCGACCGGCGCCGCCGTGGCGACCGGAAGGCCTGCCACGATCAAGGGCAAGAAGAACGACAAGCTCAAGGCCCACGAGATCGTCCAGGAGAAGTGCATAAAGTGCGGCGCCTGCATCGAGGCCTGCAAGTTCGACGCAGTGAGAGTCGAATAG
- a CDS encoding 2Fe-2S iron-sulfur cluster-binding protein → MPEVKITVDGKQLKVTTGETLLPALLAAGFDIPHMCYNDEIKPFGACRLCLVEVEANGRRSVVSSCSYPVSEGMAVFTDTERIKKHRRMVAELLLARCPDVKEIRQLAADLGVAGDSRFAKRDKGCILCGLCTRACEQVVGVSAISFVGRGPDKEVGTPFLDKSEACIGCGSCYYVCPVNYVEMEDEEDVRRFPQWKVEFEKVWCERLGRKVPKKTLDHFKKIAKIPDGWFEGQSADKK, encoded by the coding sequence ATGCCAGAGGTAAAGATCACCGTAGATGGAAAACAGCTGAAGGTCACGACCGGGGAGACGCTGCTGCCCGCGCTCCTCGCCGCTGGCTTCGACATCCCCCACATGTGCTACAACGACGAGATAAAGCCGTTCGGCGCGTGCAGGCTCTGCCTGGTAGAGGTCGAGGCGAACGGCCGTCGCAGCGTCGTCTCGTCGTGCTCGTATCCAGTGAGCGAGGGGATGGCGGTATTCACCGATACCGAGCGCATCAAAAAACATCGCAGGATGGTGGCGGAGCTCCTGCTCGCGAGGTGCCCCGACGTAAAGGAGATCCGGCAGTTGGCGGCCGACCTGGGCGTGGCGGGGGATTCGCGTTTTGCGAAGAGGGACAAGGGCTGCATACTCTGCGGGCTCTGCACCAGGGCGTGCGAGCAGGTGGTCGGGGTGTCGGCGATCTCGTTCGTCGGCCGCGGTCCGGACAAGGAAGTCGGCACGCCGTTTCTGGACAAGAGCGAGGCCTGCATAGGCTGCGGATCCTGCTACTACGTCTGCCCCGTGAACTACGTGGAAATGGAGGACGAGGAGGACGTGCGCCGCTTCCCGCAGTGGAAGGTCGAGTTCGAAAAGGTGTGGTGCGAGAGGCTGGGCCGCAAGGTCCCGAAGAAGACGCTGGATCACTTCAAGAAGATCGCGAAGATTCCGGATGGATGGTTCGAGGGTCAGTCAGCGGACAAGAAATAG
- a CDS encoding GTPase domain-containing protein: MSFINQNTNEINCKIVYYGPALAGKSTTLRSIYGDVKKGSKGKMISLAQDDDHTLYFDFVPLNLGKIGDYTVKLHLYTIPGEVGYKQSRALISKGVDGVVFVADSQLTRMEENIKSLTGLKEILHGEGLDWQSVPFTFAYNKRDLQGIVPREEMSRYLNTEKREEFETVATKGEGIFDAFRSASLQVLKELKKDF, encoded by the coding sequence ATGTCCTTCATCAACCAGAACACCAACGAGATAAACTGCAAGATCGTCTACTACGGGCCCGCGCTCGCCGGAAAATCCACCACGCTGAGGAGCATCTACGGCGACGTGAAGAAGGGCTCGAAGGGCAAGATGATTTCCCTCGCGCAGGACGACGACCATACGCTCTACTTCGACTTCGTGCCGCTGAACCTGGGGAAGATCGGCGACTACACCGTCAAGCTCCACCTCTACACCATCCCGGGCGAGGTGGGCTACAAGCAGAGCCGCGCGCTCATATCGAAGGGCGTGGACGGGGTGGTCTTCGTGGCCGATTCGCAGCTGACGAGGATGGAGGAGAATATAAAGAGCCTCACGGGCCTGAAGGAGATCCTGCACGGCGAAGGGCTGGACTGGCAGTCGGTCCCTTTCACGTTCGCGTACAACAAGCGCGACCTGCAGGGCATAGTGCCTCGGGAGGAGATGTCGCGCTACCTCAACACCGAGAAGAGAGAGGAATTCGAGACCGTGGCCACAAAGGGAGAAGGGATATTCGACGCCTTCAGGTCGGCGAGCCTTCAGGTGCTAAAGGAGCTGAAGAAAGATTTTTGA
- the fsa gene encoding fructose-6-phosphate aldolase: MKLFIDTAKIEEIREANAMGVLDGVTTNPTLVAKTGRDFKTVVHEILKEITDRPVSLETNAMDAAGMVEECKKLADLGENVVCKVPTTVEGLKAIRALSELGVKTNATLCFSPNQALLVAKAGASYVSPFVGRLDDITQPGMELIDDIVRIYDNYEYPTEIIVASIRNPIHVLDSAKIGADICTVPFDVIKQLMKHPLTDIGIERFLNDWKKVPK; this comes from the coding sequence ATGAAGCTTTTCATCGACACCGCGAAGATAGAGGAGATCAGGGAAGCGAACGCGATGGGAGTGCTCGACGGCGTGACCACCAACCCCACGCTCGTCGCAAAGACCGGCCGCGACTTCAAGACCGTGGTCCACGAGATACTCAAGGAGATAACGGACAGGCCGGTGAGCCTCGAGACGAACGCGATGGACGCAGCCGGCATGGTGGAGGAGTGCAAGAAGCTGGCGGACCTGGGCGAGAACGTGGTCTGCAAGGTCCCCACGACCGTGGAGGGCCTCAAGGCGATACGTGCGCTGTCCGAGCTGGGCGTGAAGACCAACGCCACCCTCTGCTTCTCGCCCAACCAGGCGCTGCTCGTCGCAAAGGCCGGGGCCTCGTACGTCAGCCCCTTCGTCGGCAGGCTGGATGACATAACCCAGCCCGGCATGGAGCTGATCGACGACATCGTGCGCATCTACGACAACTACGAGTATCCCACCGAGATCATCGTAGCCAGCATAAGGAACCCGATACACGTGCTCGACTCGGCGAAGATAGGCGCCGACATATGCACGGTGCCGTTCGACGTGATAAAGCAGCTAATGAAGCACCCGCTGACCGACATCGGCATCGAGCGCTTCCTCAACGACTGGAAGAAAGTGCCGAAATAA
- the folK gene encoding 2-amino-4-hydroxy-6-hydroxymethyldihydropteridine diphosphokinase — translation MTTRTAYIGIGSNLGDRQKNCTAAIDLLAHYRDIKVSDLSDWYETKALPTAGWTLPQPDYVNGVARIETPLPPAELLSRLLEVESRLGRPMERQKGEPRTVDLDLLLYGDMIIDEPGLSVPHPELAKRLFVLVPLCDIAPDAVDPRSGLSAAEMRELLSTDTEANR, via the coding sequence ATGACGACGCGCACCGCCTACATCGGAATCGGCTCAAACCTCGGCGACAGGCAAAAGAACTGCACGGCGGCGATCGATCTCCTAGCGCACTATCGCGACATCAAGGTCTCCGATCTCTCCGACTGGTACGAGACAAAGGCCCTGCCCACGGCGGGATGGACCCTCCCTCAACCCGACTACGTCAACGGGGTCGCGCGGATCGAGACGCCGCTCCCCCCGGCGGAGCTCCTATCGAGGCTCCTGGAGGTGGAGTCCCGGCTCGGGCGCCCCATGGAGAGGCAAAAAGGCGAGCCCCGAACAGTCGACCTGGATCTCCTTTTATACGGCGACATGATCATCGACGAGCCTGGGCTTTCGGTGCCGCACCCGGAGCTGGCCAAAAGATTGTTTGTGCTCGTCCCCCTGTGTGATATAGCGCCTGATGCTGTCGATCCTCGCTCAGGGCTTTCGGCCGCAGAGATGAGAGAGTTGTTGTCAACCGATACGGAGGCGAACAGATGA
- the dapB gene encoding 4-hydroxy-tetrahydrodipicolinate reductase — MIRVVVAGAKGRMGRKVSELVRSAKDLALTAEIDAGDSLEKAAGGCDVIVDFSTAEASAQHAAIAADAGRPIVIGTTGLSDAEMDALRTAAKKVPVVYAPNMSIGVNVMFRLIATAASALGPDYAVGIEETHHEHKLDRPSGTAKRMAEIAREKRGGEAIDVQSIRQGEVVGDHEIRFSAEGEELSIVHRASNRGIFARGAVAATRWAVGKPAGLYDMADVLGFK, encoded by the coding sequence ATGATCAGGGTTGTCGTCGCAGGCGCGAAGGGACGCATGGGCCGAAAGGTCTCTGAACTCGTGCGGTCGGCAAAGGACCTCGCGCTCACCGCCGAGATCGACGCCGGCGATTCGCTGGAAAAAGCAGCCGGCGGCTGCGACGTGATCGTGGACTTCAGCACGGCTGAAGCTTCGGCGCAACACGCCGCGATCGCGGCCGATGCCGGCAGGCCGATCGTCATCGGCACCACCGGCCTCTCCGATGCGGAGATGGATGCACTCCGAACCGCGGCAAAAAAGGTGCCGGTTGTCTATGCGCCAAACATGAGCATAGGCGTGAACGTGATGTTCCGGCTGATCGCCACCGCAGCGAGCGCCCTCGGCCCCGATTATGCGGTAGGCATCGAGGAGACCCACCACGAGCACAAGCTCGACCGCCCCAGCGGCACCGCGAAGAGGATGGCGGAGATAGCGAGGGAGAAGAGGGGCGGCGAGGCGATCGACGTGCAGTCGATCAGGCAAGGCGAGGTGGTCGGCGACCACGAGATCCGCTTCTCCGCCGAAGGCGAAGAGCTCTCGATTGTGCACCGCGCATCGAACCGCGGCATATTCGCTCGAGGCGCCGTCGCCGCGACGCGCTGGGCCGTGGGCAAACCGGCCGGCCTATATGACATGGCCGACGTGCTGGGTTTCAAATGA
- the dapA gene encoding 4-hydroxy-tetrahydrodipicolinate synthase, whose translation MFKGVMTAIITPFSDGRVDEDALRKLIDWQIAEGVDAIVPCGTTGESVTLQYEEYDRVVRIAVEQAAGRVPVIAGAGSNSTSNAINLAKQAKEARADAMLQVTPYYNKPTQEGLYQHFKAIAEMVELPMLLYNVPGRTSVNMLPETVARLAKIDSIVGIKEACGNMDQVREILRSTPKEFALLSGEDAQNFEIYKAGGAGAISVASNVAPKQIAAVWDSFEAGRVDEAKGKQRELQALNEAMFIETNPIPAKTALAMMGRCREEFRLPLTPMGEEHRTELRDVLRKYGVIE comes from the coding sequence ATGTTCAAAGGCGTGATGACGGCGATAATAACACCCTTTTCCGACGGCAGGGTGGACGAGGATGCGCTGCGCAAACTGATCGACTGGCAGATAGCAGAGGGCGTGGATGCGATCGTGCCATGCGGCACCACCGGCGAATCCGTGACACTCCAATACGAAGAGTACGACCGCGTTGTTCGCATCGCCGTGGAACAAGCGGCAGGCCGCGTGCCGGTGATAGCGGGCGCGGGCTCCAATTCCACCTCGAACGCCATCAATCTGGCTAAACAGGCCAAGGAGGCCCGCGCCGACGCCATGCTTCAGGTCACGCCCTACTACAACAAGCCCACTCAGGAGGGGCTCTACCAGCACTTCAAGGCGATCGCCGAGATGGTGGAGCTGCCGATGCTGCTCTACAATGTGCCGGGAAGGACGTCGGTCAACATGCTTCCCGAGACCGTGGCCAGACTCGCGAAGATCGACTCGATCGTCGGCATCAAGGAGGCATGCGGTAACATGGATCAGGTGAGGGAGATCCTCCGCAGCACGCCTAAGGAATTCGCGCTCCTGTCGGGCGAAGACGCGCAGAACTTCGAGATCTACAAGGCCGGCGGCGCCGGCGCCATCTCGGTCGCCTCCAACGTAGCGCCGAAGCAGATCGCGGCGGTGTGGGATTCGTTCGAGGCGGGCAGGGTCGACGAGGCGAAGGGCAAACAGCGGGAACTCCAGGCGCTCAACGAAGCGATGTTCATCGAGACGAACCCGATACCCGCCAAGACCGCGCTGGCGATGATGGGCCGATGCCGCGAGGAATTCAGGCTGCCGCTCACCCCGATGGGCGAAGAGCACAGGACGGAGCTCAGGGACGTGCTCAGAAAATACGGAGTCATCGAATGA
- a CDS encoding integrin alpha: MTTYKSLGYMKAACVAAMLCLVFAALSGCKGAIIFGEDENGDGSVNQVAVTMTVEKDAERKCWVATFAAGDPSATLPGIDQASLATAITVVNESGVEVASNVLASNVGSRWFICSPMQCGFAYDIAVAEGVIADAEGAVFENLTLQVVDSSISVTTKAGSVDGDCFADFLVGDYTANGNDGLARLYYGNTTPSEGMDYAENVPPEADNRLGAELTMTDSMGVTTGGGPNLLIGARTATSDGGLGSAGKIYLDIVSLLDAAILQDLLYVEGEATDQRFGFHVAFVGDVNNDGYGDFVGCGRGGVADPDESREPRLFLGPWGSDLDSSVANAVLKNEHPAANWNLGFHIKGNADFDGDGIDDIFVSSATIDAAEMVGYWVLYFYKGGQSFAGEVQPTSYLWGGGVDYQGFGYLYDLADVNGDGYADLIVSAIQTDMSAYPPDISMDYGAAFIFFGPRAMDTPLLPGDADVMFAADDEIMGFQAASAGDVNGDGIDDVLVVSLFEPLAPGYPNARAYLYLGRQSWDQLPLTYAKSDADLVISGVVDPATEDMDEAIYASAGIGDLNNDGYDDFAIGAFDKTSGQSSIYVFMGSSSYSGSTVYLGDAALKIDSPDAASSTGMTAVGSVWSGFSDTQYPIEDYKPEPEQPPEPEQRDGQDPLQN; this comes from the coding sequence ATGACTACATATAAATCTCTTGGGTATATGAAGGCCGCCTGTGTGGCTGCGATGTTGTGTCTTGTCTTCGCAGCCCTGTCGGGCTGCAAAGGCGCCATAATCTTCGGTGAAGATGAAAATGGGGATGGGAGCGTGAATCAGGTTGCCGTCACCATGACAGTGGAGAAGGACGCTGAGCGCAAATGCTGGGTGGCCACCTTTGCAGCGGGCGATCCGTCGGCGACGCTCCCTGGGATCGACCAGGCTTCGCTGGCAACGGCGATTACGGTCGTGAACGAATCCGGGGTCGAGGTAGCCTCCAACGTCCTCGCAAGCAATGTCGGGAGCCGGTGGTTCATATGCAGCCCCATGCAGTGCGGCTTTGCATACGATATCGCGGTGGCGGAGGGAGTGATAGCGGATGCGGAGGGCGCTGTCTTCGAGAACCTCACGCTGCAGGTGGTGGACAGCTCCATATCGGTGACGACCAAGGCGGGCAGCGTGGATGGCGACTGCTTCGCGGACTTCCTCGTCGGCGATTACACGGCGAACGGCAACGACGGCCTGGCCAGGCTCTATTACGGCAATACTACGCCTTCGGAGGGGATGGACTATGCTGAAAACGTTCCGCCTGAGGCCGACAACAGGTTAGGCGCCGAGCTTACGATGACGGACAGCATGGGCGTCACGACGGGCGGGGGCCCCAATCTCCTTATCGGCGCGCGCACTGCCACGAGCGACGGCGGTCTGGGAAGCGCCGGCAAGATATACCTCGATATCGTGTCTCTCCTGGATGCGGCTATTCTTCAGGACCTTCTTTATGTCGAAGGCGAAGCTACGGATCAGAGGTTCGGCTTTCATGTGGCGTTTGTGGGCGATGTGAACAACGACGGATACGGCGATTTCGTTGGATGCGGCAGGGGCGGTGTTGCGGACCCGGATGAATCGAGGGAACCGCGTCTCTTCCTGGGGCCTTGGGGCAGCGACCTCGACAGCTCGGTCGCAAACGCGGTGTTGAAGAATGAACATCCTGCCGCCAACTGGAACTTGGGATTCCATATAAAGGGCAACGCGGATTTCGACGGCGACGGGATCGACGATATATTCGTTTCCTCCGCTACGATAGACGCCGCGGAAATGGTCGGTTATTGGGTGCTCTATTTTTACAAGGGAGGTCAGTCCTTTGCAGGAGAGGTCCAGCCGACCAGCTATCTCTGGGGAGGAGGCGTTGATTATCAGGGATTCGGATACCTGTACGACCTTGCGGACGTCAACGGCGACGGCTATGCGGACCTGATCGTCTCTGCCATCCAAACAGACATGTCGGCCTATCCGCCGGATATCAGCATGGACTATGGCGCCGCCTTCATCTTCTTCGGGCCTAGGGCCATGGACACGCCCCTCTTGCCCGGCGATGCGGACGTGATGTTCGCTGCCGACGACGAGATCATGGGCTTCCAGGCGGCTAGCGCCGGAGACGTCAACGGCGACGGGATCGACGATGTCTTAGTCGTATCGCTGTTCGAACCGCTCGCCCCCGGTTATCCCAACGCAAGGGCGTATCTCTATCTTGGAAGGCAAAGCTGGGATCAGCTCCCGCTGACTTACGCCAAATCGGATGCTGATCTGGTGATCAGCGGCGTAGTCGATCCTGCCACCGAGGACATGGATGAGGCGATCTACGCGAGCGCAGGCATAGGCGATCTGAACAACGACGGCTATGACGATTTTGCGATCGGCGCTTTCGACAAGACGAGCGGACAGTCCTCGATCTATGTATTCATGGGGTCCTCTTCTTACTCGGGGAGCACGGTATATCTGGGCGATGCTGCGCTGAAGATCGACAGCCCGGATGCGGCGTCTTCGACCGGCATGACGGCAGTGGGCAGCGTCTGGAGCGGGTTCTCCGATACTCAGTATCCGATCGAGGATTACAAGCCTGAGCCCGAGCAGCCCCCTGAGCCGGAACAGAGAGACGGGCAGGATCCCTTGCAGAATTAG
- the dapF gene encoding diaminopimelate epimerase codes for MRTFIKMQGIGNDVILIDCLKSSLSNPAHAARKLCNRNFGIGADQLILLVKSRKCDFGMRVFNADGGEADMCGNGIRCLAKYIRDSKLSVKKELCIETLAGPRMVKGTGKTFRTDMGEPIMKGKDIPVNLSGRIINRPLKTETKEFRITCLSMGNPHCVTFHDNLDNVPVEKYGPLLENYSIFPKRVNVSFVNVVSKQELQLRVWERGTGATLACGTAACASAVASVLNGFTDRKVTVVQQGGKLDIEWSTSDNHVYMTGPAETVFTGQIMI; via the coding sequence ATGCGCACCTTTATAAAGATGCAGGGCATAGGCAACGACGTGATCTTGATCGATTGCCTCAAATCATCGCTGAGCAACCCGGCCCATGCCGCGCGAAAACTCTGCAACCGCAACTTCGGCATAGGCGCCGACCAGCTGATCCTTCTCGTGAAGTCGCGCAAGTGCGACTTCGGCATGCGCGTCTTCAACGCGGACGGCGGCGAGGCCGACATGTGCGGCAATGGAATCCGATGCCTCGCCAAGTACATCCGGGACAGCAAGCTGTCGGTGAAAAAGGAGCTCTGCATCGAGACACTCGCCGGCCCCCGCATGGTCAAGGGCACCGGCAAGACCTTCCGCACGGACATGGGCGAGCCGATCATGAAGGGCAAGGACATCCCGGTCAACCTCTCGGGCAGGATAATCAACAGGCCGCTCAAGACCGAGACAAAGGAGTTCCGCATCACCTGTCTCTCCATGGGCAACCCGCACTGCGTCACATTCCACGACAACCTGGACAACGTGCCCGTCGAAAAGTACGGACCGCTGCTCGAAAACTACAGCATATTCCCCAAGCGCGTGAACGTGAGCTTCGTGAACGTGGTCAGCAAACAGGAGCTGCAGCTCCGGGTCTGGGAGCGCGGCACGGGCGCCACGCTCGCGTGCGGCACAGCGGCGTGCGCCTCCGCAGTGGCGTCGGTGCTCAACGGATTCACAGACCGCAAGGTCACGGTCGTGCAGCAGGGGGGGAAACTCGATATCGAATGGAGCACTAGCGACAACCACGTCTACATGACAGGACCTGCCGAAACGGTGTTCACCGGACAGATAATGATATAG